From Bacillus solimangrovi, the proteins below share one genomic window:
- a CDS encoding TerC family protein: MEILRSIIETYALFFDWQAWVEVLSDPVSWGFIGTLVILEGLLSADNALVLAVMVKHLPEKQRKRALTYGLMGAYFFRFLFIGLGTYLIKFWWLKIFGAAYLAWLVYAHFSKKGGGDEAKGMKKDGWLVRTFGMFWGTVIAVELMDIAFSADSILAALAISEEVWILLVGGMLGIIMMRTVAGVFIVLIEKVPELENTAFILIAIIALKMFASVFGFHVEHSTFFGVLILTFAATFVLHYRNKRKQAKKEVAATKE, translated from the coding sequence TTGGAAATTTTAAGAAGTATTATCGAAACATATGCGCTCTTTTTTGATTGGCAAGCATGGGTTGAAGTATTATCTGATCCAGTTTCATGGGGATTTATCGGAACGCTGGTCATTTTGGAAGGGTTATTATCAGCAGATAATGCGTTAGTTCTAGCGGTTATGGTGAAACACTTGCCAGAAAAACAGCGAAAAAGGGCACTTACTTACGGATTGATGGGAGCATATTTCTTTCGATTCTTATTCATCGGACTTGGGACATATTTGATAAAGTTCTGGTGGTTGAAAATATTCGGAGCGGCATATCTTGCATGGCTCGTATACGCCCATTTCTCTAAAAAAGGTGGGGGCGATGAAGCTAAGGGAATGAAGAAAGATGGCTGGCTCGTCCGTACATTCGGTATGTTTTGGGGAACTGTCATAGCAGTAGAATTAATGGATATCGCATTCTCAGCAGATAGTATTTTGGCTGCACTCGCTATATCTGAAGAAGTGTGGATTCTTTTAGTTGGTGGAATGCTTGGAATTATTATGATGCGAACAGTTGCTGGAGTCTTTATCGTTTTAATTGAGAAGGTTCCAGAACTTGAGAATACAGCGTTTATCTTAATTGCAATTATAGCATTGAAAATGTTCGCAAGTGTGTTTGGCTTCCATGTTGAACATTCAACATTTTTCGGTGTGTTAATTTTAACGTTTGCAGCTACATTTGTACTGCACTATCGAAATAAAAGGAAGCAAGCAAAGAAAGAAGTTGCTGCAACAAAAGAATAA
- a CDS encoding DUF3889 domain-containing protein, translating into MYPYYPYIHHNGYYHYVAYPYIHNPNYYNYYNDYMQRQQVIQGQATWTEGGPVTKCGIAWSDFLYMTAAVGTNTSYQCGQSLKVKTLSPQLPREIIVTVVDQVESYPANKINLHKKAFEALGVNPSVGIINVEIIPSPILSQEKWGEYLLGITQSAYPGYDVIDYGFVEKKEVAPSRIRETFLFELKSEQKELQIRANVIYNPNTNRVISYSIKEVQ; encoded by the coding sequence ATGTATCCCTACTATCCTTATATCCATCACAATGGATATTATCATTACGTAGCTTATCCTTATATTCACAATCCAAATTATTATAATTATTATAACGATTACATGCAACGTCAACAAGTCATACAAGGGCAAGCAACATGGACAGAAGGTGGGCCCGTCACGAAATGTGGAATTGCATGGTCAGATTTTCTCTATATGACGGCTGCTGTTGGAACAAATACATCTTATCAGTGTGGACAGTCTCTCAAGGTCAAAACCCTTTCCCCACAATTACCTAGAGAAATTATTGTGACTGTTGTCGATCAAGTCGAATCCTATCCAGCAAACAAAATCAACCTTCACAAAAAGGCCTTTGAAGCACTAGGCGTAAATCCGAGCGTAGGTATTATTAATGTCGAAATTATCCCATCGCCTATCCTTTCACAAGAAAAATGGGGCGAATATTTATTAGGGATCACACAATCTGCTTACCCAGGATATGATGTAATTGATTATGGCTTTGTTGAAAAAAAGGAAGTAGCTCCTTCACGAATCAGAGAAACGTTCTTGTTTGAACTGAAGTCTGAACAAAAAGAATTACAGATCCGCGCAAATGTAATCTATAATCCAAACACGAATAGAGTTATATCCTATTCTATTAAAGAAGTTCAATGA